The sequence CGCGTCCTGAACGCCAACGTCGGCGCGTCGCAAAACGGGGTCTTCACGGGGCGACCCGGCGCGCTCAGCAACGACTTCTTCGTCAACCTTCTGGACATGGGGACCCGGTGGAACGCCACCTCGGACGATGAGAACCTGTTCGAGGGGCGCGATCGCGCCACGGGCGACCTCAAGTGGACCGCCAC comes from Gemmatimonadota bacterium and encodes:
- a CDS encoding peroxidase family protein, translated to RVLNANVGASQNGVFTGRPGALSNDFFVNLLDMGTRWNATSDDENLFEGRDRATGDLKWTATRVDLIFGSNSELRAIAEVYACVDAKEAFVRDFVAAWDKVMNLDRFDVR